TCTCACACCTGCTCCGGCTGCAACCTGTGCATGATCAAAGGGAGGGTCAAGTGACATTTTCTTGGGCAATTTCTCACGGCAAAGATGTTGACTTCTCTTCGTTATAGATACTGACCTCCTGGATTTCTCGACGTTAAGAGAAGCGTGTAAACATTATCTTCAATTAAAGTACTTAATGCCGACTTGATTTAAACTTGGTTAAAGTCGAAACATTACTTTCGCGTGCACGTGTCCTTTTACCACACTGATCCATGTTTTTTGCTTGCTTGGACAAGTTTTCGAAGGGCGTTTGGCTAAGAAACGGTGACGCTTTGCAGCTTGTAACAAAGGCGAGTTCCTTTAAAATAGATAagtcaacaacaacaaaaaaaccgTATGAAATTGAGCTCCAACATATACATACCGCAAGACCCACGGCGCCGAAGCCGAAGGTAGCGACGCTTGACCCAGCCTTCATGTCAGCCGTGTTCCATGCAGTTCCGACGCCTTCACTTCATAATCGACAACGCATTTATCGATTTCATGATGTTATATTTTCTAGTAAATGTTATGTTTTGTATGAATTCAAAGCAAAACTTGCAAACTCATtccaaaattaggaaaaagacATTTGCATAGAAACCAGAACAAGTTGGGCACGGCTCTAGCCCTTGTAATTTAATTTTGGCCAAGTCAAAATGAAAAGCATGAATGGGTAGGAAGAGGTAAAAACTGGACCATTTACTATTTAACACCGTTAAAACATGCGATGACATGCGACATTCTGTTGAAAGTTCAATTTTGCGCCTTCCCGTTTTCATCTTGTATTGATTGTGGAATTTTCCCTTGTTTAATCTTCAACTATCTGTTTTTTAATGCTACAGGTGGTGGACCACGTGATTCGGACATGACCTGGTGATTTTGGCCTATAATTTTTCCCCCAGGAGGACGTTTGCCCTTTTGCTCTATCATTGACTCTTCTCTGTTTCTGTGCGCCTCCTCGAGAAGTTAGAGTCGATCTTCCTTCGCTGAACCCTCCCAATGAATACAGCTGAGAGGATCGGCCCACAGATGAAATTCAACGGAACTCAGGCTGCAATCAACATCCTCGCTTTGATTGTAGGAGGACTGTAAGTACTCTGATCCGACTTCTGCTCGAGCTCTTGTTGACAGATAACGCACAAACAAAGAAACTTTGCTCCTATACATGTTTGATGCAGTTCAGCCTGCTTGTTCGATTTACTTCCTATTCTTACGTCTTGGTCAGCTTAAGAGTCTGTAATTTTTGGCAGGGCTCTGACTCAGCTCATGAGatcgaagaggaagaaggactCGGAGACGACCTCGAGAATGGACGACGAGTCTGGAGAACAGTACGATGTGTTTTTGAGTTTCAAGGGAAGCGACACATATCTAAACTTTACTAGTATCCTCCACCGCGATATGGTCCGTGCAGGAATCCGTGTTTTCCTTGCCAACAAGGAACTCCAAGATGGTGAAAAAATCAATGCACTTTTGAATGCAGTAAAGAATTCTCGGATTTGTGTACCCATCTTCTCTCAACACTTTGCTGACAGTGTATGGTGTCTCCGTGAGGTAGAATGCATGGTAAAAAGCCACTCAAAATCAAATGGAAACAAGGAAATCATCCCCATTTTTTTTGACGTGAAGCCCGACGATGTGAAGCTCAAAACCAATCGGTACAAGAAAGCCTTACGCAAGCACAAGCagaatctttttctttctttgtctggTCTGAAGCGGAGGGGGAAGTATGGCACCTCTCAAGTGCAGCAATGGGAAAATGCACTTCAAACGGTTGGCAGCATACGTGGACGGGAACTTCAAGGCAAAGGGTAAATTTCTCCTCAACTTTTTATGGATAATTGGAAGAAAGGTATCCCAACTTTTTGCTTGATCATATATTTCACGTAATCAATCTTTCTAATTGCTCATATTATCACAATAAGTATGGTGGAAATCATGAGCTTTATGTATGTTTCCCCTCTCACGGTAATCACAGTATTTTGTACACTAACAATCTTGTCTTAGGTTGTCGAATCAATAGGAGTATAGCAATGTTAATATTAGACAAAGACATGATCAGAatcttttttctaaaaatagtgCATAATTAACATCACAATAGTGCAACTGCGATGCATGTATCCGAAGCATGGATGCCTAAAAGATTTTGCAGAATTTCCCTATTATGATGTATTGGAACTACAATATTAgtgaaatgaaattataatacGAAAATATTGAACCCATATGTGGAAAGCCAACAACATTTATGTTTTGTACGGAAAGGTAATGTTAAACTCGAGACCAATTTGTGCGGAAAAGCGATTATCTACAGACAAGAAGAATGTTGGCCCTGATGAGTTGAAGCGGTGGAAGAAGGCACTTGTAAAGGTTGGATGTATGAGAAGGGATGGGATCTTATCGACAAAGGGGAATTTTCTTGATACCTTTTCTCTTGGTCAATTGTTGCAAAccacatttgcaaaattttccagTTCAACTGATTATAATGCTTAATTTCCTTTGATTCAAGTTGCTGAATGATATATCTACATGTTTCCTAGAGTCCTGTAGTTTATCATGTCTTTGACTGAATCGGCATTTTCATGCTTTGCTGCAGCCAAGGAGaagaaattgactcaattgttGAAGTGGTTTCCCGTAAACTTAATACAGGACACGTGATTGAGACTGAAAATTTGGTTGAAGATACTACTCAGGTGCATGAAATAATGAAATTGTTGGATGTTGGCTCTGATGGTGTACGTTACGTTGGCATTCATGGCCTGGGTGGCATTGGAAAAACAACTCTTGCCACAAATGTGTACAACAGATTGCGTTCTCACTTTGATCGCCTTAGTTTCCTTCATGACGTTCGAGTACAATGGCAACATCTTGGTGGTCCTTTAGATTTGCAGAAAAGGCTTTTATCAGGTTTTGTCGGTTCGGGGattattgatcaaattaatgACGTTAGCCATGGGATTGAGATGATCAAAAAAGTGTTGAGTAAAAAAAATGTACTCATTGTTCTTGATGATCTAGACCAGAAAGAGCAACTCGAAAAGCTAGCCGGAAAATGTGATTGGTTTGGTTCACGTAGTAGGATCATCTTCACCACTAGAAACAGAGAAGTCTTGATGACTCAAGTGGAACTATCCAATGAAGAACCCAAAAGGATTTTTGATTATGAAGTTCAAAGAATGGAATTTCATCTAGCATTGGAGCTGTTTTGTAGGCATGCATTCGGAAGAGTCTCTCCGATAGAAGTATATGCTCTTTCGGCAAAAAATATTGTCCGCAGAGTGGGTATGCTTCCTTTGTCCGTACGAGTGATAGGTTCTCATATTTCTGGGCTAGGCTTTGCCCTGGAATCACCTGATATTCAAAAAAAGCTATTGGAAGACACGTTGCAGATGTTAGAACAAGGTGGTTTTGACAATGTCCGAGAAGTATTAATGATCAGTTATAATGGATTGAAGCGGAAGGAAGACAAAGCAATATTTTTGGACATTGCTTGCTTTTTCACCAATGAGGACCAAACATATCCACTTATCATGTGGGCAGACTGTGAGTACTGCCCTCACACTGCAATTCGTGTCCTCCAGCAACGGTCCTTGATTAAAATTATGGGTAAAAAGctttggatgcatgaccaaaTTCGAGATTTGGGGAGATTTATCGTCCTTGAGGAACATACTCCCAAATTTGGTAGGTTGTGGGAACATGATAAAGTTGTAGAACTACTGCAGAGAAAACAGGTAAAATGGAATATTACGTcacataatttatttatttttggattggAGAAACttgttgatttttattttttttcatttaatagtTACCTTTGTTTAATTTACCATTGGTCCTGTGAGTGTGACAACTCTCCCTCAAAACATTTGGGTCAAAAGGTATTCTATATTCGTGAAGCGAGACCAAATAGATTGCATGATAATTAGCTTTGTTTTCTAGGTTCTACAGAATGCAAAATAGTTTTCTGATAATTCTAAAACAACAAAGCACCCTTTCAGGTGCTATCCGGTCggaatttttaaattactttgAAACACAATTACtgtgaaaataaaaaacttggAAGATTTGGAATATAGATAATTATATTTCTTGAAAgatagaaaacaagaaatggagAAATGATTTAGAAGATATCTGCAAATGAAAGCCAAAAAGTTTCGTTAATGGTGTGAGCGAAAACAGAGAATTCTACTTGCTGGGAAAAGGCGTGTGCCATTGCAGGTTCCATGTTGGAAAATTTGTCTACCAGTGTTCATATGCTTCCTTTCTTCATGGCTCTATAAGAGTGCTACTTGATGGGAACTCAATTAATCTCAAGTCTCTGTTGGCAGAGAAATGAAGATGTAAAAGCCCTAAGCCTGACTTCCAATGACAGTAGCCATGACTTGGCAGATGAAGAATTAGCTGCTCTACCAAAACTGAGGTTCCTTCGAGCAAAAGGGTCGGATTTTTCCGGCAACTTCAAGGATCTTCTTTCGGAGctaagatggctttcttggcaGACATGGCAAACGACTTTCCAGGCAGAAAACTTTCACTTTAGTAGATTGCTTGTACTCAACCTTTCGAATAGCAATATTAAAGATGACTGGGACGCTTGGAGCCAAATGAAGGTATGAAATGCCTTAGTCTACATACTTCTACCTCATTCGCAATGATGGAAGCAAGAATGTGTATATATGCACACACATGATTGACATTATGGTCGCATGCGCTTGCCTACTCATCCAATTGTAAAATATATTTTGCGCGAGCAACATTCAATATCTTTCTGTATATCAAAGTGAAACACAATTATGTCCGACATAAAAGTTGCTTAGGCTTTGGAATTAATGTGTTTTAGTAAAAGTGCCGTTTTGCTTCGATATGCATTAGATATGATTTGAATGATATGTAAAGTCTGAGTCACGTTCAATTATACAAAAGTCAAATGGAAATCAAGTGTGAGATTGGTAACACTCAGCTGGAACGTCGTAAAGGATCACGAGTTCATTTGACATAGCTAAGTCGATAAGTTGAATCAAGGCAAGCTTGAGCGTCATAATACTTCATGCATTCAAGGGGCTCATTACGCTAATTAAATAGGCAAGTATTTCTTTATATTTGCATTGATGAActgtaaaataaatgaaaatgacatttcttgTACTTTTTTATGTAACTCGAGTTAACGAGTGAGGCTCTAGCTTACATCGATTAACTAAAATACCATGTCAAATCTCATGGAAATCTATAGCTCGGTTCAGGATAGAAAACAAATGTAGTTCCTTGTCCATTTCTAACATTTAATATTAAGTCAATTTTTGGGCTACAATAACTGTGCGAAATCAACTCAGCTGGATTATAATTTGAatccttctattttctttccccCGTCAAAGGACCTGCGAACCTTGTCTCTGCCTGAGATTATTTCTGAACATTTTCAACTTAAAAATGGATTGGCAACATTAATCGTTAAATCCGTCACTTTACATCCTGACTATTATTAGGTTATACGTGGAGAGTGAGAGAGTGTTGAGTTGGTGATTTGGAAGGGAATTAGAGTTTTCTGTGTTTTCATAGTGAGGTTATGGAGTATTGTCCTAAGATGCAAACCGCGGGCTCTGGAAATTAAGGATGTGAAGTGAAATAAAAGGTGGGAAGTTATAAATTTGACTTCCAGCAGGGCCTaactacattaaaaaaaaaaaaaaagactcaggTTGGGGATTATTTGCAACATCCCCAAAAAACTTTCGATGTTCAAACTACCCCGGATTATCTTAAATTATTGACTTGTGGATAATTAGCTTATTAATTATACCACCATATATGCtgatgtttttcattttttttcccatttctactCTTTTCTACAGATGGATAAATTGCAAGTTCTAGATTTGACGGGTTGCGCGGGCTTAACAAGGACACCTGACCTCTCCAACTTCACATCTTTGGAGACGTTGATTCTTGCTCAGTGTGTCAATTTAACCATAATTCACGGCTCCATTCGTAAGCTACAACGCCTAAGAACTTTCGATATCAGCGGATGCATGGCTCTTCGAGAATTGCCTACAGAATTCGGTTATCTGCAATCTTTGACGGAGATTATCATGCCTCAACATTATCAACCCTTCAAGCTTCCGGCGACATTTGGAGGTTTGCATTCTTTGTCAAGTTTAATATTGGATGACCGCCCTGGAATCAGTGAACTTCCAAACTCTATTGGAGGGTTAGTGAATCTTACACGTTTATCTTTATGCGAGTGTGTGGGGATAAAGGAGCTTCCAAGTTCTATTGGAGAAATGAAAATGTTGGCTGAGTTGAATTTATCAAAGTCAGGAATAGATGGACTACCTGATTCCATTGGATCTCTAAAGAAACTAAAATTGATCAGAGTAAGTTATACAAAGATAACAAAGCTTCCTCATACTATCGGACAGGTGGAGATGCTTGAAGAATTACATGCCAAGAAGTGTTGGAAACTGACAGATGAAAACCTAGAGAAAATTAAGACGCTATCCCATTTGAGGATATTGGACATGTCATATACTAGTGTATCTAGCTTCCCCGCAGTGCTAGGTGGTCTTTCTCGTCTCGAAGCACTTGAAATGTGTTCAAGTCACCCACAAAAGGTCCCTGATCTTCCCTCAAGTTTGAAGCACCTTCACATGCAAGCACCTCACTTTCGAATTATCCCCAACCTCTCAAGCCTCGTCAAATTAGACTATCTAGAACTATCTATATCAACCATTCCAATGGAGGTACCTGACGAATCTAGGACGAACAATTCACCAGAAGAGCAAGTGATCCATCCACTTCCATCTAATTTGTCAACCATGAAATTTCGGGAAATTAATCAGCTACCACCTTTTTCCAGCTTACAAAATTTGTTGGAGATGTCTTTAGTTGAATATCCAATGGCATGCTTGTCCGTCTCTCAAGACCTAACACATTTGAGAACATTGACACTAAGAAAATGTAGATTGCTGGAGAAAATACCTGGTCTGGCACTCTTGAAGAACCTACGGCGGTTGGAACTGAAAAGATTGGAAAGTTTGGTTAAGATTGATGATCTGTCGAAACTTGAATCATTGGAGCACTTATGTATTGCCCTTTGTGAGAGGATAGAAAGCTTACCCAACTTATCAAGCTTAAGTAAGCTACGGCATCTTGAGCTAGAAGCATGTCCCAATATAAGAAAAATCGAGGGTCTCAAGGGCATAGAAAGCATGGAGTTAGATAAACGAGGTGGCACTATCCTAGAAAGATTGCTGGACGGCCCAGAATCGACCTGGCTTTCTCGCAGAATTCCAACGTATGATGTATTCCTGAGTTTTAGGGGATTGGACACTCGTTATAGCATTGTCGAGATCCTTTACAAGAACCTTCTTCATAACAAAGTTCTGGCTTTTAGGGACGATGGGATAAGGAGCCATGGTGAAGGAATTCCCAGAGAGCTTCTGGTAGCACTTCACCACTCTCATATCTACATACCCTTCTTATCGAAGAACTTTGCTTCTAGCACGTGGTGTGTCCATGAACTAGTTAGCATGGTAAAACACCAGAAGTCAGATGGAGAGAGAAGAATCCTGCCCATTTTTTACGACGTGGAGAGGGCTGATGTTAAGCTTGAAAGCAATTTATACAGAGATGCCCTGAATGGCCACAGGAGCTTATATCCCCATGACGCGGAGCGATGGGACCGCGAACTGAAGGAATGGGAAGAGGCTTTTAGATATGTCGGGGACATGAAGGGATACGACCTGAAAGCCAACAGGTAATCCTGCTTTtttattaattgcattttaCCTTCGACACCATTTGTAGGAGGGAATGTTCCATTAGATTCTTTCCCGAATTCTGAGTTTGCCACTAAAGGAAGGAAGATTATCTGGATTTATTATTCAAGAGGGAACATTTGAGGAAAAGTAATATAACGTATGTATAACTCAAGGGAGAATACTTATTTTTGCTTCATATCAgccattttttgtttattcaaagtatttttgaattttttagtatgaagaaaaaaaaaagcgaaaaatatgTTCTTCTATGAAATGTAGTCTTCTTTGCATTGTCATTACTCATTAGTACTTTAATCTAAAGAGGCCAAAAGGGCAATCAATAATAGGTTCTTCTATAAGATAtagtcttttcaattttttttttttttttttttttggcttttctacCAAAAGAAAGAGGTTTTTATGTTGCTTAGACCCTACACTTAATTTGCTTATCTCAGAATTCAAATTCTGTTGAGACTGACGTATCATGTTAGATAGTTCGATCTAATTTCACCGATTCCGTCAAGAACAACAACACATTGGTTTGCGAACTTTTAGAGCATCTTAAATTTCTTCATATTGAGCAATGTCAGACCAAATTCTGGTGTAACCGTAGACCAATTACGTTGTCATTTTGACACACTTGTGTTGCGTGCCTGGCCAAAACATACCTTTTCTTTCGTTTTGCATTGCTGCAGCCTCGAAGAAGTAATTGACTTGATCACTGAAGAGGTTTCGAGGGATCTGTTAGATGCCAACGTAAATACGTCTCCAACATTTGAAGAGTAGTGGTTGTTGAGAGGAAGCTGTACAGAAATAGAgtatcaaagaaaagaaaagaaaaagaaacagatgGAATTCCATTCCGTGTGATCACACATTGAAGTGAAGGCATTGGAAGAGGCTCtagttgtcacgccccgactctcgagctcgcgacatccctaccttactcgcctcgggtcatgaatgatagcgtcccgggtaggctatTGACCTACGAAAAATTTCGGCGCATGCGAAACGTGCAactcccaaacaaacaaaatcagcaGGGATAGTTCAGTAGGAAAACACCACAGTcaattcacaaaagacaatttcattaaacaatcaAAGCAGACAAattttaaccctactgagctacagaaaatatatacaaccccatacttcggggcggctcactaggacctcaaaagacacggggtcgggtaaggttaatccttcgtctactcccaaaaatcctaccacactcCTCCAAGATCggcgtccacggcctccatcactgcttgaaaattgttaaccacgacggggtgagaaattaatctcggtgagccaacgcctaagctcggttaggacgttgattcgctcggacaCCCTAATAAGCAGCCACATCAACACGTAAcggatatttcaaccacatgcaagcttaccctccaggccacacataatgcaatgcggacttgACTTAACAGTCAACCAACCAAACCGATTCAACACACTGCAAAGCAttacagcacttgcatgcacaggacaccacacgtagtccatttattaatcggtgacccacgcgaccggcgtggttggcgcacacgaccggtgtggccccaacactacgaccggcggtgTCTGCGCGGGACCgtgcatcgtcccttacttcccgGCGACGGCGAtcgaaagctatgtatccagTGCAACCGGCACGGCATAGCAAACAGGCATTCCACAAAGgagcttcggtccgtcacaagctgcgaccggcatccgacaattcgcgtgatccgtacgaccggcacgggcgCGAATTGACGTGCTTCCGACAAGTCGTGTAGTTCCgcacgaccggcacggtacgaacttgtcgggTTCCCGTACGCCCGGCACGGTTCTTtttctcatcatatgaccactcaagcacatccgacaaccaatcactttttatcttttacttttagtcggatgctcatactcgcatgttcaaatacttggcccaaggccgttttcgtgcaaaaacatgcaatttatctcatacgtggtcacatgaatgcgcaatttaaatcGCCCGACACACCAAGCAATTTGGgacgattaacctctaatcggacccccacggcaatccaCGGCCAAACTAGCACTCACGGCCAATAATTCCAtaattcaattccaattgcgcactcgtctctgacctatcgctcgctcgcaatcaatcaatcaaatcagtcaaaTCCATCAATTCTAATCTAATCaggcataaaatcctaactaattagactaacttaaccaattagg
This genomic interval from Rhodamnia argentea isolate NSW1041297 chromosome 4, ASM2092103v1, whole genome shotgun sequence contains the following:
- the LOC115736042 gene encoding disease resistance protein RPV1-like, producing MDDESGEQYDVFLSFKGSDTYLNFTSILHRDMVRAGIRVFLANKELQDGEKINALLNAVKNSRICVPIFSQHFADSVWCLREVECMVKSHSKSNGNKEIIPIFFDVKPDDVKLKTNRYKKALRKHKQNLFLSLSGLKRRGKYGTSQVQQWENALQTVGSIRGRELQGKGQGEEIDSIVEVVSRKLNTGHVIETENLVEDTTQVHEIMKLLDVGSDGVRYVGIHGLGGIGKTTLATNVYNRLRSHFDRLSFLHDVRVQWQHLGGPLDLQKRLLSGFVGSGIIDQINDVSHGIEMIKKVLSKKNVLIVLDDLDQKEQLEKLAGKCDWFGSRSRIIFTTRNREVLMTQVELSNEEPKRIFDYEVQRMEFHLALELFCRHAFGRVSPIEVYALSAKNIVRRVGMLPLSVRVIGSHISGLGFALESPDIQKKLLEDTLQMLEQGGFDNVREVLMISYNGLKRKEDKAIFLDIACFFTNEDQTYPLIMWADCEYCPHTAIRVLQQRSLIKIMGKKLWMHDQIRDLGRFIVLEEHTPKFGRLWEHDKVVELLQRKQRNEDVKALSLTSNDSSHDLADEELAALPKLRFLRAKGSDFSGNFKDLLSELRWLSWQTWQTTFQAENFHFSRLLVLNLSNSNIKDDWDAWSQMKMDKLQVLDLTGCAGLTRTPDLSNFTSLETLILAQCVNLTIIHGSIRKLQRLRTFDISGCMALRELPTEFGYLQSLTEIIMPQHYQPFKLPATFGGLHSLSSLILDDRPGISELPNSIGGLVNLTRLSLCECVGIKELPSSIGEMKMLAELNLSKSGIDGLPDSIGSLKKLKLIRVSYTKITKLPHTIGQVEMLEELHAKKCWKLTDENLEKIKTLSHLRILDMSYTSVSSFPAVLGGLSRLEALEMCSSHPQKVPDLPSSLKHLHMQAPHFRIIPNLSSLVKLDYLELSISTIPMEVPDESRTNNSPEEQVIHPLPSNLSTMKFREINQLPPFSSLQNLLEMSLVEYPMACLSVSQDLTHLRTLTLRKCRLLEKIPGLALLKNLRRLELKRLESLVKIDDLSKLESLEHLCIALCERIESLPNLSSLSKLRHLELEACPNIRKIEGLKGIESMELDKRGGTILERLLDGPESTWLSRRIPTYDVFLSFRGLDTRYSIVEILYKNLLHNKVLAFRDDGIRSHGEGIPRELLVALHHSHIYIPFLSKNFASSTWCVHELVSMVKHQKSDGERRILPIFYDVERADVKLESNLYRDALNGHRSLYPHDAERWDRELKEWEEAFRYVGDMKGYDLKANSLEEVIDLITEEVSRDLLDANAVCGGFRRCSAVGQSLGVKGEVEWWWVAVGSGSGRPEQLTSSLDPKQGRGVGRLFTASGAARGGRGGGDEVAERQRGSEVVVGGGGVAQKAGRRMEAVR